Genomic segment of Bemisia tabaci chromosome 9, PGI_BMITA_v3:
GCCTGCCGGAGTGTACACCTAGTTTAGAGTCGCGTATGGGCCTTTCACCCTGCGACAAgctgatactgccgtgctaaaaggaagaacgccgtatgaacattcgagagttgccaaatttcctcctataaaatgtttattttttagggaaattatgaatatttatccattgaattttcagaagttttagatcgaattacgaacaaaattatccgagaaattggtaggcaatttttcaaaaatttccctgaaaattagtgatttgccaggagaaatttggcaacgcctggaggttcatacggcgttcttccttagcacggcagatgaGGACTTGAGCCTTACACCCGTCGCTAAAGCGGCTTTCGACCGATACTCATCGAGAGGAACGATGGAGATAGGAGTCATAGAACAccggaaaaaagtgaagttgtttTAACATTcaggatgtaaaaaaaactgtgcgAGAACTTATCAAATGCTTAATTACTCGCTACAGCAGTTAATTTAACAATGCAAAGATGTATAACTAACTGCTATGGTGGGTATTGCAGCATTTTATAAAGTTCTAGCACAATTTTtgttacatccagaatgttaaatcaacttcacttttttttcggtgaagttaccggaccgattttctttttaatggaTCTAGACAGAGCTATGCGAATCGATTTGATATTTGACGTGTGCTTGCCGCAAATACTGCCTTGTTGACGACGAATGCCGTTCAAACCTTCAAAAATGTCGCATCTCCTTTCAGAGATTCgtgtattttcgaaaaaaattggaaatattttttcaccgattcttcagtgaattttgttcgtattttgatctggaGTGTCTGAAAAATTCCAATGAAAGGTGCCAAAATATAAAAAGAGAAAGGGGAAATAAGACGTGTTCCAATGAGAAAAGAAATCGAATTTGTTAAGAATAGATTTCCCGCAAGAACATGTACCCATTTGGTGGTATATACATAAAATTACATTCGGGgtgtttttctttctatttatacaaaataaaaaGTGTATTATTTGATTTATTAATTGTGCTATAGCCTCGGTTGGAATCACGCGTACAAGGCTATTATATCAAAGCCATTCAGTCTTGCCCGATGGGCAACGTTACATTATAACGCTTCTGAAAATCTCATAAATATTCCACTACCTTTGGACTACCAGGTAATCACTAAAGTCTTATCAAAATCTCAACCTGTGGTACGGAACTTGTGCATCACTGCCACCAACTTGAAACACTTGACACCAACtgcggactgcattttgcaatttggagcaattaattctggctcatctgaaaaaacacgtatgtgcatagggaaacgaatggcacataagttgtctttaaaccaggctagaatttatagttccaaatggcaaaatgcagtccaacctATTGGTGTATTCAATTGAATTTCCTCTTTCAAATCGTTAGTAGAATCATCGTAGGGTCCGTGGAATTTTGGAATCTTCATAACGACCCTGAAAGTTGCACCtcttccaattggacgtatttctgccggacggaactatgtgcattataacgtgagccctgttatgtatatattctaattatgggtctcaaggctcatgacttaatgcacacagttccaacTGGCAGATATATGTCCAATCCGCAGTTATAGTCATGAACTGTTAggtaatttttctcaatttaaattttaattaaaatagttaaaatttcctaattttcctctattaaaaaaataatcgctGCACTTAATGATCTCATTGGTAACGCGGCAGCACTAGCGGTGCTAGTGCCGTAACTTGAActgttccgggtgctacgcccggaactttcgacctctgagcccggaacacggacggtatgtgTATATAggccagggttgccacagaaatTAGACAgttaaattctctgactttctcctgatttccctgacacattttggcaaaattccctgacagttgaacAAATGCCAGGTTGTTAAAAGTACAtagtttgaaataaattccacgaaaaatttcCTGTTCGAAACATTAAACCCATTCGAGAGAGTAACCAGGGCTGACTAATCGATTTTTCccggacattttcgtcatttttactgaaatttccaggttttcccagACTTTCTAAAATTAGCAGTAGTTTCCAAGCAAAATCTGTAATTAAACACAGAACCCATTCGAGAGAGCAACTAGAGGTGACTTAACGATTTTTTCCGGacattttcggcatttttaatgtcattttcgttatttttcatgacattttcgTCATCTTCCCTGATGTTTCCAAGTTtgccctgactttttaaaattccctgaaattttcaggttttccttttccctgactttttaaaattccctgacatttcccagttttcccggttttacctgactgtagcaaccctATAAAACCCGTAAGCACGTAGTTTTTTTCAGCGTCCCTCAGCGCGAGTTCAAAGCCTCACCCCGGAGACCTGCCCGCGAAACTTGGGCATCATCATGATGATATTGCTGACGGAGTGGAAGGCGGCGTCGGCGAGCGGCTCGAACTCAGGCTCGGCCGAATGTCACCTGGAATCCGAACCTGCCTCGTTGTTCTGCTCGCTGTCCGACGGCGGGTTGAGGTGCGCGGAGGCACCATAATCATTATAACTCGGCGAGCGGGCCTTGTCGCGCTTGAGGCCGAGCTGGGAGCCGTCGGAGCCGCGGCGGACGTAGGGGGAGCTGTTGGCCGGGCGGCGGCGGTTGCAGAAGCAGCGGCAGATGATGCGCTTGAAGGCGAAGCGGAAGTCCTTGGAGAAGAGGGCGTAGATGCACGGGTTGATGGCCGAGTTGCAGTAGCCGAGCCAGAACATGACCGAGAAGACGCCCGGCTGGATGCAGGTCGGGCAGAAGGCCCGGATCAGGTACAGCGTGAAGAACGGGAGCCAGCAGAAGATGAACCCGCCCACGATGATCCCCAGCGTCTTGGCCGCCTTCGTTTCCATCCGGAACCTCTTCACCTGCACAGAACAACATTCTCGTAATTATGctcatagagagaaaaaaagggggtgtttgcatcttgaggattgtttacctcGCGACGtaggcagagacaagagaccctccactggcctcctagcgacaggtggaagcttttactttcggggtttcaacaatttcttatggacaattattagggagcaacagtcatcaccctattttcggctgttgacttacctacatggtcgatgatgagcttcgggtgacgtcatgagccaaacaagtttcctaaacttcggccattttcagcttgtttgcgaaacgaaactgccaacacgttgttaaacatcaatcatgtaggtaagtcaacagtagagtgctgaaattccgaaagtaaaagcttccaccaagaccaagatactagtggagggtctcttgtctctggacgTAGGTCAGTAAAGCATGGCCAGCAAAATCTGGAATTCGAAGCATGAAAAACGGACCGTaacatccgattttttttggcttaaatcaactcatgatacaatataatttcaaacacttcatATATAATGACTTTGTCCCCATAGACTTCACTATTTCCACgaaaatcgatggtgaaagtcgTTCGCACCGACCTATACgtcattaaaaaaatccaagatgcccgaaatgcaaacaactcctttttttctctacgctTAATGCTTACTTTAGGTTACTTTTTGGTAGGGGCGGCGATTTTTAATCGAACTTTTGCgccgaaaaatcgattgaaTCAGATCGATTTTTTGAGGTCGATTAAAAACTGGAATTGATTTTTCGAGCTGAAATCgaattattggaaaaaattgaaatgtgtcACATAGGACCTAGGTTCTGTGAAACCCgagtttcatttcaagttcaGTTTTAGTGGCAATTATATTTTTGGAGACGAACTtggatttttaagtgttttcaaATCGATtccgagaaaaaaatcgattttttcgagcTCAGAGTGAACATGAGTGACCTTATTGGCAGCTTAGAGCAGAGCATAGCGAATTGACGTCTcccgtcatcgcgccttcaattttgcagatgcaatacggatatccatcaagcacgaatagttgtatctctgcgatTTGAGAGATTTCCTGCTTGTTTATCCATCAACCGAAGTCAAGCTGAGCAGGCAGAAAAGCTTTCAAaccgcagagatacaactattcgtgcttgatagaTGTCCGTATTGCAGCTGCAAAATTAAAGGCGCGATGAGACGTAAATTCCGAATGCTCTGCTCTAAGCTGCCAATAAGGTGTCACTCAGATtaaaggctagggttatttggaccgcgttgaacagaagGGAACGAAGTCaaatcagctactgccaaatttatctTGGCagttacattttttacaagagaacatttgcgcggattccgttgaaaattttaaggactttgcttcgtactatgcagataattcacagaaatttgcacaaaaatcagcaCAGCCGTTTCCatgtcaaaaaatcaaattgctcagttaaatttgacaatagctgatatggcttggttccttcctgctagacgcggtccattttgtgtttcacttcccgtAACAAGCGAACTTTTGTGTTGCAATTTCTCTCCGTGCAgattacatttggacgtatttatgcaaaaaggagaaatgtggaagtggaaagatggggtgtgctcgttagtggtcgggccataagaatgaatggggaatataaagcgccagtgacgtcagcggtgagtgCGGTGACGGTTTCGGGATCGGGATCGCTGTCCggcgtctttaactcatgagccctgtccacaacgctctcttgccatgcccgcggctcatgagttagcatattttggcgcttagctccttttgatttaatgtcaaattccgcttttcaattttctcaaaaggaactctatccacttttaaattgtttcttatgacccaactaacgagcacaccccatctttccacttgcacatatctccttttagcataaatacgtccaatttaagaGCTTGAGAGGGTGCTCACCTGGGCTTTGATATTCCTCTTGCCCATCTTGGAGATGAGCCTGGGCCTGTGGGCCTGGTCCTCGCCGGTGGGCGAGGGCGAGAGGTCCTTAGCGAGGGTGACGCTGAGCGGGTCGCCGAGGAGCCGCGGGCGGGTCGGCGAGGAGGGGGCCGTCCCGCACTCGCTCCCGCTGCTCCGCCGCCGGCAGGAACGCCGGTGCGAGGCCAGCCGGGCCCCGGTCACCCGGAGGTGGCAGTCGCGGGGGGTCGCCGTCGGGGAGGTCGCCGGGTTCTTCAGCGACGTCGAGTTGGTCTCCGTCGAGTAGTGGACGGCGTAGAGCGGCGAGGCCGTTGGTGACGTCGAGGAGAACGAGCCCGACTTCGGGGAGATGGACGGCGAGCCCCCGTTGTTCAGTTGGTTGATTTTCTCGCTGCTTGGATAGCTGCAACAAAAGGAAAAATTGTCTTAgttgggcgtatttctaccaaacggaactagagAAAGGTGGAAAAGATGGGGGTGCaccggaggaaaaaaaaacacattggatctagagtccagactcttaaaaacatcgacaagaaaaaacaagcgggaaagttctaatactgtcgtattagaaaagcgctcaggtgttagtaaatgtacttagtgaagaaaggaagtataaactccgtcgacttggctgggtaatggaaataaaacatcaggtgatagcaaacaaaggttacgaaggaaaccgtaaacgcgttttttcgtttcccgaaaatgatagtcaccgttgagctcatcaggcgcgtttttttaggcttcattagAAATCAACGATCGATTTCGATAAgaattggcgtttttaccaaggtccggtaaaattaccgagaaagttcagtaattataccgagatttctcggtaaaattaccaattccataaatggtaattttaccaagaaaaaactgggatcaaatagaactctgaattcttggcgattttaccattttcttattaaatacaccgagaatttattttttcagtgctgacctttccagattttccccgactttttaatattccctgacatttcccggtattccctgactgtggcaacacTGAATGAAGAATGATTCGAAAAAATGCGCTACGCACCTGACGGAGATCTTGACCTTCTCGTGTCCTCGCTCGGATCTGCGGTTTTTGGCGAACCGGTCGTGGTTCTTCCCCGGGGAATTGGCCACGGAGTTGGCGGCCGAGTTGGTGGTGGTGGTGCTGTTGGAACCGGTTCCTCCGCCCGTCCCGTGGTGGATGACCGAGCTCCGGCCCCGGTGGATCCGGAGGGTGAGTCGCTGCTCGTCGAACCGGTTCCCGAAGGCCCGCGTCCCCTTCGTCGTCCGGAACCCCTGGTTGATGGCCGTCGTCGTGTGGACCGCCGCCCGGTAGATCCGCCAGTAGAAGAACAGCATCACCAGCATCGGGATGTAGAACGAGCCTAGCGCTGAGTAAACCACGTACCTGCACATAATAATGATACTTCATTTACAAATCGTAACAGAAcataaaatggattgcattttgcaaaaaggaaccactagcattgcaatgatgctaagattgtgcaacttcatcctttgcagtaaaattgcggaaatcgtggaaaactatgaaatttagatggtaatttttgtcttaaattcacagtttttagcgagtaaaatagaaactattaatggataatcgggtttttcctccaagacaaaagaagttgcacaatcttagcaacattgcaatgctagtggttcctttttgcaaaatgcaatccaaatagtgTCAAGAAGGGTACAACAaagaagaggaaacaaaaaCTTTACACTAAGACTGAGATCTAAAATACCTCTATGGGAATGATACGCACATGCCGGTAATTTGAAAGTTACACAGAAATAAATAGAtggttcacggagaaaaaaacttcgtgcgtgggacccgaggtttaggtcatacggatctctgaagttctcggactgagcatctgaacactttaggtctagctgtcgaagttcggatcacacatctgaaacttcagttcatacatccgaaaaacttcggttctcacatctgaagtacttcagatgtaagaactggagtttcagatgtgtgatccgaacttcgacagctagacctaaagtgttcagatgctcaatccgaaaacttcagagatccatatgatctaaactttgggtcccacgcacgagatttttttctccgtgggcTGACGATAGAACCTtttgttcacagggctcctgcagtttctttttttctgaatttttttgttgttaccGCAGGACTtaggtcgtgggaacagagtactctgtcctcatgacggaagcttctgtgaccgctacaaaagaagtgcaggagccctgtgaacagaactattttctTCAGTGTACATCATCGAGCTTTCAGGatccaaaaaggcagccaaatagggttaccacagaatttGGGAAATTTACTTCcgtgacatttccctgatttccctgacacattatGGTGAAATTCCCATGCAATTGAATACATGCTtaattgtcaaaaatacatgcaatAAAAGCTCGGTAAGTCGAGACAGTCAAGACAAAATGCCgattaagtcgaatttttttcggaaggaGTTAGAagtagttttcaggcaaaatttgttgttcgaaatgtcAAACCCATTCGAAAAGGCAAATAGAGGTGACGTGACGATTTTTCGTTGACATTCTCGTCCTTTTTtccgacatttcccggttttcattgactttttaaaattccctgacatttcccggtttgcCCGGTATTCCTTagctgtggcaaccctggccAACCTATAAAATCAAATTATCCGCAATTATGCAATAGTACAATTGGTTACGACCCGTTATGtgtaaaacacgcatttttcttgtagtttttgcataacttaactcatttttgcagaaggctgctcatttatgaacattttggCTACCAGGGTTTGATGGAATCTGAGAATTGGCGACGGTATTTCAATAGTTCTTTTTcgtggtacactgaaaaaaaactccggcagtgggagccgcaattacgggctatatagacataccgtccgttcagggctcaaaggccgataattccggctgctggaggcgtagcttcgattggtCCGgattcagaggccgaagctacggctccagcagccggaatttcggagtttgagcccggaacggacggtatgtctatatagaccgtaattgcggctcctacggccggagtttttttttagtgtaggaGGTTGGATACCCTTTTTGACCCTATTAGATCAATCCTTCGACAAGTCCGTTCTCTCCACATGGAGgtactctttttttttgccaattttcaaatagCCCATGAGGCTAATCCCACGATTATTACCCtagccccaggtgaccattgcctgagGCATCAAACTCAGATCCCCTGGTCGTCCTCTTGTTCGTAGGCGCTATACAACCACGAcaccacactgccgtgctaaggaagaac
This window contains:
- the Oamb gene encoding probable G-protein coupled receptor No9, which encodes MNASECAALLENVTWDDPRQISSLVALGVIDVIVILGNILVIAAVFMSSKLRSVTNLFIVSLAVADLMVGIAVLPFSATWEVFKVWIFGDLWCSIWLAVDVWMCTASILNLCAISLDRYVAVTRPITYPSIMSMKRAKILIACVWVLSFVICFPPLLGWKDKGSQMVHQELYLEPSNDTYLPGRPLTPGGATVADPRRPQSVKTVTKCPWICELTSDTGYVVYSALGSFYIPMLVMLFFYWRIYRAAVHTTTAINQGFRTTKGTRAFGNRFDEQRLTLRIHRGRSSVIHHGTGGGTGSNSTTTTNSAANSVANSPGKNHDRFAKNRRSERGHEKVKISVSYPSSEKINQLNNGGSPSISPKSGSFSSTSPTASPLYAVHYSTETNSTSLKNPATSPTATPRDCHLRVTGARLASHRRSCRRRSSGSECGTAPSSPTRPRLLGDPLSVTLAKDLSPSPTGEDQAHRPRLISKMGKRNIKAQVKRFRMETKAAKTLGIIVGGFIFCWLPFFTLYLIRAFCPTCIQPGVFSVMFWLGYCNSAINPCIYALFSKDFRFAFKRIICRCFCNRRRPANSSPYVRRGSDGSQLGLKRDKARSPSYNDYGASAHLNPPSDSEQNNEAGSDSR